The Arcobacter arenosus genomic interval ATTCATTGTTTGATTCTCATCTAAGCTATCTATCTCTTCACTATAGATTNNNNNNNNNNNNNNNNNNNNNNNNNNNNNNNNNNNNNNNNNNNNNNNNNNNNNNNNNNNNNNNNNNNNNNNNNNNNNNNNNNNNNNNNNNNNNNNNNCTCTTAGTTGGAATACTCCATTTGTATCTCCTGTTACATCTGTCCCATTTATTGTAAATGTTGATTTCCCATCATCTAATGACACTGTTAAGCTTACATCATCTACATCTTCTACACCTAATAAGTTATATACTTCTTCTAAAGATATTATTTTATAGTAGTTAGGAATTCCTGATGAATTATCTGCAAAATCACTCTCACTTAAGGCACTCATTATTGGCTCTTCTACTGTGATTACTGGGATATCATTCTCTCCACTTACTGCTACACTTACTGTCTTAGCTTCACTAAAGTCTGTCCCATCATATGCTTTTACATCGAATGTGATATTCATTGTTTGATTCTCATCTAAGCTATCTATCTCTTCACTATAGATTACTAAATCATTCTCATTAGCTCCTTGGTTTGCCCAATTACTATTATATACTCCATCTCTTAGTTGGAATACTCCATTTGTATCTCCTGTTACATCTGTCCCATTTATTGTAAATGTTGATTTCCCATCATCTAATGACACTGTTAAGCTTACATCATCTACATCTTCTACACCTAATAAGTTATATACTTCTTCTAAAGATATTATTTTATAGTAGTTAGGAATTCCTGATGAATTATCTGCAAAATCACTCTCACTTAAGGCACTCATTATTGGCTCTTCTACTGTGATTACTGGTGCTTCATTACCACCATTTACAATTAAAGATACAGTTGATACATCTACTAACATACCATCTGACGATTGATAATCAAAACTTATCTCTAGTTTTTCATTTGGTGTTAATAGATTAAAATATGGGCTATTTAAAGTATATGTACCATCACTTTGCATATCTATTATTAAAGCATTATTTGTTTGTAAAAGATTCACATATTTTTCACTTACAATACCTTCAATTGTAAACTCTCCTGTTGTCAAATCGATATTAACTTGAGTCAAATTATTTAAATATGTTATTGCATCAGTTATTGATGTTGTAGGTTCTAAAAGAAATGCTTCAATTTCTTGTAACTTTTGACTATCATCAATTACTGCTGATACTAATGGATTACTTACAAATTCAAAGAAATAAGTTTTTAAAACCTGTGTAAACTCTGGGCTAGGATTATTTAGAGCAGATACAATTACAGTATTTGTTGTACTTAGTGAAATATTCAAATTTCCAGCATATGAGTATTCTATATCATCACCATTTATATCAGTTGCATTTCCTGCTACACTTCCTGTATAGTTGTAATCTACAATTTCTGTTCCACCAATTGTTACATCATTTAAATCATTTTCTTCTATTATATTAACTTCTTCTGTTGTATTTGGTGCATCATTTGAAGTAAATTTATTTTCTAAATCTTCTGCTTGTATTCTTTGAATTTCAGCCATTGTTGCAAATGGGTCTTGTGCATCAACAGCTTGTTCAACTTGTAAATTAATATTTGCAATATTTGATGAAATATCTTCAAAGTCTAAACTTGGATTATTATTTGTAATTTCTCTTAAAAATTTTTCAATATCAGCAGGATTAGATAAATCAAAATTAGGATTATCTTGGAGAATTTGTGCAAATGAATCAAAGGCTATTAATGAAGCATCTAATTCATCCTGCCCTTCTACATTACTCAATAAAGCTGCACTTAAATTTACTAAGTTTGCAATTTGTACAGCAATAGCTTGAACTTGTGGATTTTGTTCTTGAATTGGGTCATAGTTTAATAAATCAATATTTGTAACTAAACCAAAAGTATTAGCAATTAAACTCTCTGCTTCATTTTCAGTTAATCCATCTTTTACAAGCTCATGCATTAACGTACTTAAAGGAGAAACAGTTGTAGAACCATTAGGAGCAGTATAAAATCCTTCAAATGGTAATCCAGTAGAGATATCTGTTCCACCAAAAGCTACAATTGGTCCTGCTTCCAATTCTGTTTGTGTTAATCCACTAAAACTAAAGTCTCCATTTGCATCTGTTGTAGTAGATTTTTCACCAGCATCTAAAATACCATTATTGTTTGCATCAATAAAAACTGTTGAACCAGAAATATATCCATCAATTAGTTTTCCTGAATAAAATACATTTGTTTCATTATTATTTTGATTTAAATTTTCAATTAAAGGAAAAAATCCATTTTGTGTAAACTCATTGTTAGTATCTAATCTTCCTGCAAGAGCAGGAGTATTCTCAAATGTTAATTCATTATTTTGAGCTGGATTTTGAGTACCATCACCTTGAGTAAGAACTTCACCTCCAGCAGCAGAAGCTTCCATAGCGCTTGCTAAATCTGATATACTATAAGTTTTTTCTGTATCAGTTTCGATTAATTTAATTAAATCTGTGCCATCATTTGAATTAAGAATTTCTACCATCCCTTTTAAAACTATTTTAAAAGTTTGGGCATTATCATTAAATGTTAAAGTTAAGTCTTTACCATCATTAGTAAGTTCTGACATATAAGAAATATTAGAAGACAACTCTATAGTTATTGTCTTGCCTTTTTGGAAATCTCTTAAAATCAATTCTTTTATCTCATTACTTGACATAAGATTGTCTAAATTTATATTTTGTTCATATTTTTCTATTGATAACATTGAGTATCCTTCATAATTTTATAAATAATATAATAACAAAAAAGTAGTCACTTTATAGTTACATAAAGAAAATTCTAAAGATTATTTGTAACTAATTATGTTATGATAAGATTATGAATGTATCATTAAACAAAATCCTTAAACAAAGCAATGTCTTATATCTTTCTAGTAATGACAAACTATGTAAACAGACAGTAAATATTTTAAAACTTTTTTTTAAAAAAATAATTTTTAGAGATAATATTGAAAAGGCTATTTTAGCTTTTGATAGTATATTTATACATTTAATAATAACAGAGATAGATTTATATGAATCAAATGGAATTGAATTTATCAAAAAAATCAGAACTATAAATAACAAAATTCCTATTATTGTAATTACAGAAAACAAAAATATAGATGTTTTATTAGAAGTTGTAAAATTAAACTTAACTGATTATATTATCAAGCCAACAGATGTAAATAAATTAATCACAAGTTTAAATATTAGTGCAAAAAAAATATACAACAATGGAGACATTATAAATATAATAAATGACAATCTTACATATAATTATTTAGAAAAATCTCTTTCTTTGAATGAATCTATAATAAACTTGACAAAAAAAGAATCAAAACTATTTGAACTTTTACTGTTAAATAAAAATAAAATTGTAAAAATAGAAGATATAAAAAAACATATATGGATAGATAAAGAAGTTTCTGATTCTGCATTAAAAACTATGTTTAGTAGATTAACAAATAAAATAGGAAAAGATGTTATAACCAACTCTTTTGGAGTTGGTTATGGGATTTATGAAAAGTGATTAACTTAATTTTGTAGTTTTTTTACAATCTTTATCATATAATCAGCTGAATTTTTAGCAGATGATTTTAAGAATTCGTCAAAATCAAATCCTGCATCCATATCAGCAGTATCAGAAATAGCTCTTAAAATTAAGAATGGAACATTTAAAGCATCACAAATAACTGCAACACTAGCACCTTCCATCTCAAGAGCATCTGCATTAAAAGTAGATTCAATAAATTCTTTTCTCTCAACAGAATGTACAAATTGATCTCCTGTTGCAATAGTTCCTTCTAATACAGATATATTATTTTCTTCTGCAACTTCAAAAGCCACATCTCTTAATTCTTTTGAAGTTTCAACAAATACCTTTCCCCCAGGAACAAAACCATTTGGATGACCAAAAGCAGTAATATCTAAATCATGTTGGCAAAGCTTATCAGCAATAATTAAATCTCCAATTTTAAGTTTTGGATTTATTCCCCCTGCAACACCTGAAAAAAGTAAAGTATCACAACCAAACTTTTCAATCATAGTAGTTGCTGTTAAACTTGCAAAAACTTTTCCAATTTTTGAATATGCAATTACAATATCAAGACCATTTAAATTTACTTCATAATATTTGTTGTCTGCAAATTCTGTTACTTTTACATTTTCAAAATACTCTAAAAGAGGTTCTATTTCCTCTTCCATAGCCCCCATTATCGCTAATTTAGTCATTT includes:
- a CDS encoding response regulator transcription factor, with translation MNVSLNKILKQSNVLYLSSNDKLCKQTVNILKLFFKKIIFRDNIEKAILAFDSIFIHLIITEIDLYESNGIEFIKKIRTINNKIPIIVITENKNIDVLLEVVKLNLTDYIIKPTDVNKLITSLNISAKKIYNNGDIINIINDNLTYNYLEKSLSLNESIINLTKKESKLFELLLLNKNKIVKIEDIKKHIWIDKEVSDSALKTMFSRLTNKIGKDVITNSFGVGYGIYEK
- a CDS encoding VCBS domain-containing protein, giving the protein MLSIEKYEQNINLDNLMSSNEIKELILRDFQKGKTITIELSSNISYMSELTNDGKDLTLTFNDNAQTFKIVLKGMVEILNSNDGTDLIKLIETDTEKTYSISDLASAMEASAAGGEVLTQGDGTQNPAQNNELTFENTPALAGRLDTNNEFTQNGFFPLIENLNQNNNETNVFYSGKLIDGYISGSTVFIDANNNGILDAGEKSTTTDANGDFSFSGLTQTELEAGPIVAFGGTDISTGLPFEGFYTAPNGSTTVSPLSTLMHELVKDGLTENEAESLIANTFGLVTNIDLLNYDPIQEQNPQVQAIAVQIANLVNLSAALLSNVEGQDELDASLIAFDSFAQILQDNPNFDLSNPADIEKFLREITNNNPSLDFEDISSNIANINLQVEQAVDAQDPFATMAEIQRIQAEDLENKFTSNDAPNTTEEVNIIEENDLNDVTIGGTEIVDYNYTGSVAGNATDINGDDIEYSYAGNLNISLSTTNTVIVSALNNPSPEFTQVLKTYFFEFVSNPLVSAVIDDSQKLQEIEAFLLEPTTSITDAITYLNNLTQVNIDLTTGEFTIEGIVSEKYVNLLQTNNALIIDMQSDGTYTLNSPYFNLLTPNEKLEISFDYQSSDGMLVDVSTVSLIVNGGNEAPVITVEEPIMSALSESDFADNSSGIPNYYKIISLEEVYNLLGVEDVDDVSLTVSLDDGKSTFTINGTDVTGDTNGVFQLRDGVYNSNWANQGANENDLVIYSEEIDSLDENQTMNITFDVKAYDGTDFSEAKTVSVAVSGENDIPVITVEEPIMSALSESDFADNSSGIPNYYKIISLEEVYNLLGVEDVDDVSLTVSLDDGKSTFTINGTDVTGDTNGVFQLR
- a CDS encoding 5'-methylthioadenosine/adenosylhomocysteine nucleosidase — protein: MTKLAIMGAMEEEIEPLLEYFENVKVTEFADNKYYEVNLNGLDIVIAYSKIGKVFASLTATTMIEKFGCDTLLFSGVAGGINPKLKIGDLIIADKLCQHDLDITAFGHPNGFVPGGKVFVETSKELRDVAFEVAEENNISVLEGTIATGDQFVHSVERKEFIESTFNADALEMEGASVAVICDALNVPFLILRAISDTADMDAGFDFDEFLKSSAKNSADYMIKIVKKLQN